A window from Gottschalkiaceae bacterium SANA encodes these proteins:
- a CDS encoding nucleotide pyrophosphohydrolase, with translation MDEKQTLQELKDHIQSFCADRDWDQFHSPKELAIGISTEAGELLDHFRFKTSEQMSAMMDDPNRKEEISDELADVFFFVLRFAQKNDIDLTQAFFNKMVKNAKKYSVEEYKGSNKKYTEA, from the coding sequence ATGGACGAGAAACAAACCCTACAAGAACTGAAAGATCATATTCAATCTTTTTGTGCAGATCGAGATTGGGATCAATTCCACTCGCCAAAAGAACTGGCTATTGGCATTTCTACAGAAGCCGGAGAGTTGTTGGATCATTTTCGCTTCAAAACAAGCGAGCAAATGTCTGCCATGATGGATGACCCTAATAGAAAAGAAGAAATCAGTGATGAATTGGCAGATGTATTTTTCTTTGTACTTCGTTTTGCTCAAAAAAATGATATTGATCTGACTCAAGCCTTTTTCAACAAGATGGTGAAAAACGCTAAAAAATATTCTGTTGAGGAATATAAAGGGTCAAATAAGAAATACACAGAAGCATAA